Proteins from one Candidatus Aminicenantes bacterium genomic window:
- a CDS encoding HDIG domain-containing protein — MNRTEALKLVNQHLENPNMVKHCLAVEACMRALATRFDGDPHTWGLAGLLHDLDYAFTADDPDRHGIQTTEMLADYDLSADILHAIKAHNGKAGLDSLMDIALYTTDPTTGFIIACALMHPDRKLAAIDLRFMQKRFNAKAFARGAGREQMAECRRLNMNLDEFLNTCLDAMTGIAAELGL, encoded by the coding sequence ATGAACAGAACAGAAGCCCTGAAACTGGTCAACCAGCACCTGGAAAATCCCAATATGGTGAAGCACTGCCTGGCGGTTGAGGCCTGCATGCGTGCCCTGGCAACGCGATTCGACGGTGATCCGCATACCTGGGGACTGGCCGGCCTGCTTCATGACCTGGATTATGCCTTTACGGCCGACGATCCAGACCGTCATGGCATCCAGACCACTGAAATGTTGGCGGATTACGACCTTTCCGCCGACATCCTTCACGCCATCAAGGCCCACAACGGCAAGGCCGGACTGGATTCTTTGATGGACATTGCCCTGTACACCACGGATCCCACTACCGGATTCATTATTGCCTGTGCCCTTATGCACCCGGACCGCAAGTTGGCCGCGATCGACCTGCGTTTCATGCAGAAACGTTTTAATGCCAAGGCTTTCGCCCGGGGAGCCGGCCGCGAACAAATGGCGGAATGCCGGCGCCTGAATATGAACCTGGATGAGTTCCTCAACACCTGCCTGGACGCCATGACCGGTATTGCCGCTGAACTCGGACTTTGA
- a CDS encoding HAMP domain-containing protein: protein MGQNNIRGIRLVVLGAAIFFVLYAFIRIFMNETENVSPLFVNSTALIIALWTIIILFSLTFLFMLIRNIVKMYFGKSREYAGGPFKKRLVFFFIAFSIVPTLLLFFFGTNLLNRGIEKWFNTDINAIMQQVTELEKSYYEKAKQELKHFSDIIATDVRNFRMYTYENRIWLRNEMRKKMKEYRVDIINIYDNHNETFTLLNPIISLQEYKNLPLEMVYRGLGSSDFIKVDSMKGGELIRSGVSFDVSPNRRILLITGKFYPEDYIDNLKRLSAMVNRYTQLKSIKDPVKTTYLLLFIFITILIVFAASWLGFYLAKGISVPIEKLSAAAAEITRGNLDVKIDYESNDEFNSLVIEFNRMTADLREHREKLNRRTMELRQRRSLTETILKNITSGVIAINPEGEIADINPEARRMLAFQSRFVEKKHYSDLFSDEPYEEIRSFIQRAFTSKFKIMEKEVDIKIRGRILNLAMKITQIRNPVNKKFAGILVVLTDLSELIRAQRLLVWREVAKRIAHEIKNPLTPIQISSQRILKSLDLPDAKFRKVTEDSLHIILQELDSISKLAEEFSNYARLPKIQFTRGDINLILEKLVNVYSSIYANVDFDVNLDVEMPIIMKIDTEQIKRIFVNIIDNAVDAMDKKGRIEILTRYIKESQFARIEIADEGPGISDEDKLKLFTPYFSQKSTGTGLGLAIAHNIIEEHNGQISVVDDTPHGSRFIIEIPA from the coding sequence ATGGGTCAGAACAACATCCGGGGCATCCGCTTGGTGGTATTGGGCGCGGCCATTTTCTTTGTCCTCTACGCCTTTATCCGCATCTTCATGAACGAGACTGAGAACGTCTCACCCCTGTTCGTGAACAGTACCGCCCTGATCATCGCCCTTTGGACCATCATCATCCTGTTCAGCCTGACTTTTCTGTTCATGCTGATTCGCAACATCGTCAAAATGTACTTCGGCAAATCCCGGGAATACGCCGGCGGCCCCTTCAAGAAACGGCTGGTTTTCTTTTTCATCGCTTTCTCGATTGTTCCCACTCTTTTGCTGTTTTTCTTTGGCACCAACCTGCTCAACCGCGGCATCGAAAAATGGTTCAACACCGACATCAACGCCATCATGCAGCAGGTAACGGAGCTGGAGAAAAGTTACTACGAAAAAGCCAAGCAGGAACTCAAACATTTCTCTGATATCATTGCCACCGACGTGCGCAATTTCCGCATGTACACCTATGAAAACCGCATCTGGTTGCGCAACGAAATGCGAAAAAAGATGAAGGAGTACCGCGTAGACATCATCAACATCTACGACAACCACAACGAAACGTTCACCCTGCTCAACCCCATTATCAGCCTGCAGGAGTACAAGAACCTGCCCCTGGAGATGGTGTACCGGGGCCTGGGCAGCAGTGATTTTATTAAAGTGGATTCCATGAAGGGGGGAGAACTGATCCGCAGCGGCGTGTCATTCGACGTTTCCCCCAACCGGCGTATCCTCTTGATCACCGGCAAGTTCTACCCCGAAGACTACATCGACAACCTCAAGCGCCTCTCGGCCATGGTGAACCGCTACACGCAACTGAAATCGATCAAGGATCCGGTCAAGACCACCTACCTGCTGCTGTTTATCTTTATCACCATCCTGATCGTGTTCGCCGCTTCCTGGCTGGGCTTCTACCTGGCCAAGGGAATTTCCGTTCCCATTGAGAAACTGAGTGCCGCGGCGGCGGAAATCACGCGCGGCAACCTCGACGTCAAGATCGATTATGAATCCAATGATGAGTTCAACAGCCTGGTGATCGAGTTCAACCGCATGACCGCGGATTTGCGCGAACACCGCGAAAAGCTGAACCGGCGTACCATGGAGCTGCGCCAACGCCGCAGCTTGACGGAAACCATCCTCAAAAACATCACCTCCGGGGTGATCGCCATCAACCCCGAAGGAGAGATCGCCGACATCAATCCCGAAGCGCGGCGCATGCTGGCATTTCAGTCCCGCTTCGTGGAAAAAAAGCACTACTCCGACCTCTTTTCCGACGAACCTTATGAAGAGATCCGTTCATTTATCCAACGCGCGTTCACATCCAAGTTCAAGATCATGGAAAAAGAAGTCGACATCAAGATCCGCGGCCGCATCCTCAATCTGGCCATGAAGATCACGCAGATCCGCAACCCGGTCAATAAGAAGTTTGCCGGTATCCTGGTGGTACTCACCGACCTGTCGGAGTTGATTCGCGCCCAGCGCCTGCTGGTGTGGCGCGAAGTGGCCAAGCGCATCGCCCATGAAATCAAGAACCCCCTCACCCCCATCCAGATCTCTTCCCAACGCATCCTCAAATCCCTGGACCTGCCGGACGCCAAATTCCGCAAGGTCACGGAAGACAGCCTGCACATCATTCTGCAGGAACTGGATTCCATCTCCAAGCTGGCCGAAGAGTTTTCCAACTACGCGCGACTGCCCAAAATCCAGTTCACACGTGGTGATATCAACCTGATCCTCGAGAAGCTGGTCAACGTCTATTCCTCAATCTACGCCAACGTGGATTTCGACGTGAACCTGGATGTTGAGATGCCCATCATCATGAAGATCGACACCGAACAGATCAAGCGCATTTTTGTCAACATTATCGACAATGCCGTGGACGCCATGGACAAGAAAGGACGCATTGAGATCCTCACCCGTTACATTAAGGAGAGCCAGTTCGCGCGCATCGAGATCGCGGATGAAGGGCCGGGCATCAGCGACGAAGACAAATTAAAGCTTTTTACCCCCTATTTTTCCCAGAAAAGCACGGGCACGGGCCTGGGTCTGGCCATCGCCCACAACATTATCGAAGAACATAACGGCCAGATCAGCGTGGTGGACGATACTCCCCATGGCTCTCGCTTTATCATTGAAATCCCGGCGTAG